The Pseudomonadota bacterium genome includes a window with the following:
- a CDS encoding homoserine dehydrogenase yields MSIPPSESPLKVGVAGLGTVGSALARLLLSRGSDLQAEGARPLVISAVSARNRDADRGFDQSGLTFYGDATELAGATDVDVVVELIGGEDGPAKALVEAALQAGKPVVTANKALLAAHGLALADLAERNGTPLLYEAAVAGGIPAIRVLRDAVPGQKVTRVSGILNGTCNYILTRMEREGAAFDAVLADAQALGYAEADPTFDIDGFDTAHKLALLTSLAFGTEVEANDLYIEGIRAITPEDMQAAKELGYRIKLLGVAQATDSGIEQRVHPTMLPADSSLAQVHGVLNAVAIDTDLLGEIVLSGPGAGGDATAASVLADLQDLARGLAPNPLRLPRAALKPYQKARMRSHEGGYYIRLSVEDRPGAFAAIANRMAEHSISLQSIVQRRRPTDEAAYTHQPVIIITHETMEQAVREAMASIVKDGHVNATPQIIRIER; encoded by the coding sequence ATGAGCATTCCCCCATCCGAGAGCCCTTTGAAGGTCGGTGTTGCCGGCCTTGGTACAGTCGGCAGCGCATTGGCGCGGCTGCTTCTGAGCCGCGGCAGCGACTTGCAGGCTGAGGGTGCTCGGCCCCTTGTGATCTCAGCCGTCAGCGCCCGCAATCGCGACGCCGACCGCGGCTTTGACCAGAGCGGGCTTACATTTTACGGCGATGCGACTGAGCTTGCCGGTGCCACCGACGTTGATGTCGTTGTCGAGTTGATCGGAGGCGAAGATGGACCGGCCAAAGCACTGGTGGAGGCGGCGCTTCAAGCTGGAAAACCGGTGGTTACGGCCAACAAAGCCCTGCTGGCTGCGCATGGATTGGCGCTCGCCGATCTTGCGGAGCGAAACGGCACACCCCTTCTCTACGAAGCTGCGGTTGCTGGCGGCATCCCGGCTATCCGCGTTCTGCGCGATGCGGTTCCGGGTCAGAAGGTCACCCGCGTTTCCGGCATCCTCAACGGGACCTGCAACTACATTCTCACCCGCATGGAACGCGAGGGCGCGGCCTTCGATGCGGTCCTCGCCGATGCACAGGCTCTCGGATACGCCGAAGCCGACCCGACCTTTGACATCGACGGCTTCGATACGGCCCATAAACTCGCTCTTCTGACCAGCCTTGCTTTCGGTACCGAGGTGGAGGCTAACGATCTTTACATCGAAGGTATCCGCGCGATCACGCCCGAAGACATGCAGGCCGCCAAGGAACTGGGTTACCGGATCAAGCTTCTTGGGGTCGCGCAGGCGACCGATAGCGGCATTGAACAGCGGGTCCATCCTACCATGCTGCCCGCCGATAGTTCGCTGGCGCAGGTGCACGGTGTTCTCAATGCGGTCGCGATCGACACCGACCTGCTCGGAGAGATTGTCCTGTCTGGACCCGGCGCTGGCGGAGACGCCACTGCGGCCTCGGTCCTCGCAGATTTGCAGGACCTTGCCCGCGGCCTTGCGCCCAATCCACTTCGGCTTCCGCGCGCTGCGCTGAAACCCTATCAAAAGGCGCGCATGCGCTCACATGAGGGTGGGTATTACATTCGCCTATCGGTTGAAGATCGCCCGGGCGCGTTCGCTGCGATCGCCAATCGGATGGCTGAGCACAGCATTTCGCTGCAGTCGATCGTCCAGCGCCGCAGGCCAACGGACGAGGCTGCGTACACGCATCAACCTGTGATCATAATCACCCATGAGACCATGGAGCAGGCTGTTCGCGAGGCGATGGCGTCGATCGTCAAGGATGGTCATGTTAACGCAACCCCACAGATCATACGCATTGAGCGGTGA
- a CDS encoding LL-diaminopimelate aminotransferase: MNEFHHVRRLPPYVFEQVNQIKAKMRAQGADIVDLGMGNPDLPTPEHINAKLIETVGKPRTNRYSASRGITGLRKAQAAYYQRRFGVKLNPNTEVVATLGSKEGFANMAQAISAPGDVILVPNPSYPIHAFGFLMAGASVRSVPCEPGPEFFHALERAVRHSIPRPLALVLCYPSNPTAHIASLDFYRDVVSFARQHELIVLSDLAYSEVYFDDNPPPSILQVAGAKDVAVEFTSMSKTYSMAGWRMGFAVGNERLIAALARVKSYLDYGAFTPIQVAASAALNGPQDCVDDMRATYKGRRDVLVESFGRAGWEIPAPAASMFAWAPIPEKFRHLGSLEFSKLLIEKADVAVAPGVGFGEHGDEYVRIALVENKDRIRQAARNLRRFLETADESLHNVVNLSAHR; this comes from the coding sequence ATGAACGAATTTCATCACGTGCGCCGCCTGCCTCCCTACGTGTTTGAGCAGGTCAACCAGATCAAGGCAAAGATGCGCGCGCAAGGCGCGGATATCGTCGATCTTGGTATGGGCAATCCCGACCTACCAACGCCGGAGCATATCAACGCTAAGCTGATCGAGACCGTCGGCAAGCCACGGACCAATCGCTATTCGGCATCGCGCGGCATAACAGGCCTTCGCAAGGCGCAGGCTGCGTATTATCAGCGCCGGTTCGGTGTGAAGCTCAACCCGAACACCGAAGTCGTCGCGACGCTCGGCTCGAAAGAGGGTTTCGCCAACATGGCGCAGGCTATTTCGGCCCCCGGCGACGTGATCTTGGTACCAAATCCGAGCTATCCGATTCATGCCTTCGGCTTTTTGATGGCCGGCGCATCGGTTCGGTCGGTTCCCTGTGAGCCAGGCCCGGAGTTTTTCCATGCGCTTGAGCGTGCAGTTCGCCATTCGATACCGCGCCCGCTTGCACTGGTGTTGTGCTATCCCTCCAATCCGACAGCGCACATCGCCAGCCTTGATTTTTACCGTGACGTGGTATCCTTCGCCCGCCAGCATGAGTTGATTGTGCTCTCCGATCTTGCCTACTCTGAGGTCTATTTCGACGATAATCCGCCGCCTTCAATCCTGCAGGTCGCCGGTGCAAAGGACGTTGCGGTCGAATTCACCTCTATGTCGAAGACCTATTCGATGGCTGGCTGGCGTATGGGCTTCGCGGTGGGTAATGAGCGCCTGATTGCAGCGCTTGCACGTGTCAAATCCTACCTTGACTACGGCGCATTCACGCCCATTCAGGTTGCGGCAAGCGCCGCGCTCAACGGCCCGCAAGACTGTGTGGACGATATGCGCGCGACCTATAAGGGGCGGCGCGATGTCCTTGTTGAGAGCTTTGGTCGGGCCGGCTGGGAAATACCCGCTCCGGCGGCGTCCATGTTTGCTTGGGCGCCCATACCGGAAAAGTTCCGCCATCTTGGCAGTCTGGAGTTCTCCAAGTTGCTTATCGAGAAGGCCGACGTGGCCGTCGCACCAGGTGTTGGTTTTGGTGAGCATGGGGACGAATATGTCCGCATCGCGCTTGTCGAAAACAAGGATCGCATCCGCCAGGCGGCCCGCAATCTGCGCCGCTTCCTTGAAACGGCCGATGAGAGCTTGCATAACGTCGTCAACCTGAGCGCCCACCGCTGA